The nucleotide sequence CAGCAGCCGGTGAAGGCAGTGAATGGAAGTGTTGAGGAGGATCCATCGACCTGCCCGTGCCCCTTGAGCTGCACCATCTTCCTCAGTTACACTTCAAACCTCATCAGCAGTGGAGTCAGGGAGAGTATCCGCTATCTCGCAGAGCACAGTATGGTATATGACCCTTCTCAACCACACGAAGCAATAACAATGTGGGCTTTAAGACTTTTGCTGAAGCAATTAAAGATTTAGCTGTACACTGTGCACAACGTTCTAATATGTTCATGTGGCTTGTAAGACAAAATGCTATCAAGTCCACATTCTGCATGTTAAATCCATATAatacatatacagtaaatgtcCTCCTCTGTTTAGGTGGATGTCTTGGTGACCACAGCTGGAGGTATAGAGGAGGATCTGATCAAATGTTTGGGACATATTTACATCGGAGACTTCACTCTGCCTGGGAAGGATCTGTATAAAAACGGTCTCGACAGGTCAGTCGGTGATGAACATTTTAATGTAGTAATGTGTAATCATTgtgcatttgaatttgaaaaaatattattaaccCAACTGAtacatcattttcatttggtttcCATATGTTACATTTGCTGCAGGATTGGCAATCTTCTGATGCCTGATAGGAACTACATGTTATTAGAAAAATGGATGTTGCCAATAATGAAGCAGATGCTGCTGGAGCAGAACTCTCAGGTGAGTGGACAGATCCATTCATCGGTGGACTTCTCTTCCTACaatttttacattgttttaatggttcacaacaacaataataataaaacaagttACAGTACTTAATGATTTCTTAATAGCATACAATAAAAGGTCTTTacttttaaatcttaaattctAACTTATTGTGAAGGAGGAATGCTAATGCTATTTTACCCATTGTGTTAACCGGGATGTCCTGATGCATCTTTTTCCTAGCGATCActgtatttttccatttctctgtgatgtttctgCTCTCAGGGTGTGAGTTGGACTCCATCTAAGATGATCCATCGCTTGGGCAAGGAGATCAACAACCCAGAATCTGTCTGCTATTGGGCCTACAAGGTGAGTACTGGTCAGGGTTCTCTTAGAGGCAAGTGCCGGAGGTTTTTGTTCAAATCATTTAGTGATTGGGTTTTAATTAAGCAGTGACCTGGTGTCTGTTGCAGAACAACATTCCAGTGTTCAGCCCTGCCCTAACAGATGGCGCCATAGGGGACCTCTTCTACATGTTCTCGGCTGTGAACCCTGGCTTGATTTTGGATATTGCTGAAGGTAAAACAGTCTTTATTTGTGTGCTCTTAaatgttgctttgtgtttttgagtaatcttacacactgattTTGACTATAGATATTTCAATTATAAACGACATTGCTGTGAATGCCAATAGCACAGGGATGATCATCCTAGGAGGAGGGTTAGCAAAACACCACACCTGCAATGCCAATGCATGggtaagtattttttttttatatatcttcATAATGCTATATTTAAGTATTAGACCTAAGGTCAAGCAGTAACTAACCTTTGTGGGAAACTGGATCAATGAATTGGTGAATAAGTATAATAGTCTCCTTTGCTCAGAGTGAAGTTTTGACAAACTGCTTTGTTTCCTTCCAGAGGAAAGGAGCTGAGTTTGCGGTGTATGTGAACACGGCTCAGGAATATGACGGGTGCGACTCAGGGGCCAGACCTGATGAAGCAGTGTCCTGGGGCAAGATCACATTAGATGCCAAACCTGTCAAGGTACCTTTTACACTACCATTATATCAGACATACTAATATCAACATTAAGTcaagattgtttttttattctaacacCCATAAGTATGTATGGAAAAACAAGGTGTGTACCGAACTCAGTTTATTTATGATACATCCTCATCTATAGGAATCAAAGCAGGGATACAGGGACAGCCGTTGATTGAGGGCCTGTTGTCTTGTTTAACTCACAGCCTGTTGTGCGCCCTTTTGCAGGTGTGTGGAGACGCCACAGTGATCTTCCCCTTGTTGGTGGCAGAAACCTTTGCTCTTCAAAGACAGACTCCAGTCAAGGATAAGTTGGAGGTTTAGAACGGTCATTAGATGCTAATTGTGATAATTTGCAGTTTGATAGGTCAGAATCTGTGAGAAGTGTATTTTTTgcaacagtgaaaaaaaatgttggacAGACAAATAATGCAGTGTTTAAATATGAGAAAAGAACTGGGTCTAGCATGGATCCATGTGGTATACATACTTACAAGATTAaaagattcaaataaataaaacaacaatagcATTCTGGAGAATCTTACGTAAATGTATTTTGCTGTCATTATGTGATGACACCTTGTTATGAAacagaagtgaaataaaaaaataaaaaacgttcCCACGGTTGGTTTCTGAAAGGCTTGTCTTTGTGTGGAAAGTTACAACTTGGAATAAGACCAAGTTGGGATTTGATTCCCTTCATTGAGCATAATAGACATACAGACAGCgagacagacaggcagcgagagagacagacagagagacagacaaacagacagacagagagagaaagacaaacagacagacagacagcgagagagacagacagagagacagacaaacagacagacagagagagaaagacaaacagacagacagacagcgagagagacagacagacagacaaacagacagagagacagacagacagacagacagagagagagacagacagacagagagacagagagagagacagacagacagacagacagagagagagacagacagacagagagacagacagccagacagagagagagagacaaacaaaaagagagaaggagacaaacagacagacagacaaacagacagagacagacagaaagagagaaatagagaaacagacagagacacagacagagagaaatagagaaacagacagagagacacagacagagagaaatagagaaacagacagagacacagacagagagaaatagagaaacagacagagagacacagacagagagaaatagagaaacagacagagagacacagacagagagacagtcaaCTCATACTAACAATCTTGTAATTGTCCCTGAGTCTCTATTGAAGGTACAAACCTAAGACTAGTGATGGGTCgtacccatagactgtatataaagaggtcgtacccacagactgtatataaagaggtcgtacccacagactgtatataaagaggtcgtacccacagactgtatataaagaggtcgtACCCATAGACTGTTCATTATGCAATGTACTACATTTtctcactgtcttttctcataaTCCAAGGtgaagtgtttgttgtgtgcaAAAGAACGGAGGACCCCCTTCAGTATTGGGAGAGGCAAAGGATTATTTACCCGAACCTGTACAAGCTTGCTGTTGAGTTTGTGTGCACCCCTGCCTCATCTGCACCCTGTGAAAGGGTGTTCTCAAAAGCAGGAGAAATTGTATCAAAAAGAAGGAATCGACTTCAAACAAGCACAGTTGAACAcctcttgtttttaaatataaataaataaaacccttGCACTGGCACTTTCACTGCCCTCTTCGTGTTCACAAGCACTTTCACTGCCCCTTACCTTGTTAAAatactgaaacaaacagaatagtaatttatttatgtgagtgaacacatgaacaatacATGAAATGCATTTATTAAGATCAATTGATTTCTTTTACTTGGTAGTCATGCGTGTTTAGCAGTCTTTGACCAGCAGGGGGGTTTGGGTGCACATGGAGCCTCGAGAAATGAACCTTTTTGTGAACCAGTTGGCTGGAAGGCTTCAGGGCTTCAGGAGGCTTCATCTCGCCATCACTTCCTGAGACATGCTGAACAGAAACGTTTTAAACGTGTGACTGATAAACCGGCAGTTGCGATCTTTTCCACGCAGTTTGATGACGTCGTCTCTCTACGCCGGAAAggaacatttgaaaatgtgtttttgtcgggacaacaaacaacagacgGAGTTCGATGCTTCGGTGTTAAGTGACATCACCGAGACTGCGCTCTCCGTCTGATTCACACAGACCCGGGCGACGTATTTTAACTAGCGGCTAGCTTTGTCATAGACTCGATGTGTCAGTAGGCTAACAGTCTGTGTAGCTGTAGTTGAAGTTAGCATTTGAGGTGGCTGTCGCTCATCTgtttttacacatatttatacatattcATCGAATCTCTACGCTAACACCTGGTCCAGCCTTTCATGACAACACACGTTTAGGTTTTTTATTAACTAACAACATGATTAGAATAATGTTGGTCAACTCGGCATAAGTTACAGCTCTTGTTGTGCTTGGAGGAGACAAGGTGATGTCTGACGTCAGGGTGAACATGTGTGAACCAGACTCATACGGAGCACAGGGAGAACCGTGTCCTGACCCCGTGAGACCTCCGAGGAATGAGGCTCCCGGGCCTGACCTGCAGGGGTAAGACCTTCATTCACCCTCCGTTAAATGACAGCTCATGACACTGATAAACGAGTCATGTTGGTCCCTCTGATCTCTTCCAGTCCTCAGCCTGCTGGTCACCCATCCCCAGCAGATGCCAGCCCCTCAGCCTCCGCTGAGACAAGTGGCTTGTTGTCTTTACCATGGGAGATGCTCTCCCACATCGCCTCTTACCTCCCTGCACAGTGTGTCTTCTCTGTGCTGCCAAAGGTACGTCTTCAAGATCGATTGGCCCAATGCTTTGATGATATCCTGTCGTCTTGTGTTCTAGCTTACTTGTGTTTCCTCAGTCACCAGAGGATTTTACAATGTTATATATTTCCCTCTTTCACTGTATGTTCCAAACATTGTTATTGATCCTCTATCAGGTTTGTTGTCtgtgtgctttttaaaaaaagcgTGTATATACTTTCAGAATTAAGCATTTCCTAATTTGAAAGTACCCCGATGAGTTGTTCTTGTGAACAAACAAGaattgtgtttgcatttggTGTGACTTAACTCACAAAACCCATTATGTGTTTTATTAGGTGAGAAGAAATATTCAGTATTTCCTTTGGCAGGATTGCGTATCATTCCAGCCTCttgcacatgcatgtgaaaGTTGTGTTCTGAAGTTGATTATGTCCCAATTCTGAGCGTGCACtggataaaagaaaatgtggacCCACTCATGCAAAACTGCTCCATGGTGTTACTAGAGGTCAGACAGTGGACAGGGGATATTTAAGACTTTCTAGATCTTCCATTTGTTGTACATTTTCTGTCTAAAGTCTGTTTCTCATCTTTTCAGGTCTGCCAGGCATTGGGTAATTTGGAAAAGGACAGCAGCGCTTGGCAGCTCCGAGCACGTAGATTAATAAGATCCCAAGCTGGCTTTCCAGTGGGGCCAAGGGAAGACTTTGACTGGCTTACTGCTTGCCTGGAGATGGAGCAGCTGATAATCTGCTGGAAAAACCAAGAGGAGCTTTTGGCCAGACAGGctcagaaagaggaggaggacagtaATCAAGTAAGGCAGCGGCAACAGGCGGGGCAGGACAGGCAACCAGGTGCAGGGGGACAGGATGGTGGCGGAGAGGCTCAGGTAGAAGGGGCAGGGGTGGCTGCGGAGGTGATAatagaagatgatgatggtgaaatTGTAGCAATAATCGAAGAAGAAAGGGACCACAGGATGATGTTTGATGCCAATCAGGAAGATGGGGCTCTTAATCACCAAGAATACCTGGCTGACCCCAGGAATCTGGGTAATGGAAGACAGGCAGAGATGGAGCAAAGTCACCCCTGCAGAAGTCCTAGCCCACCCCCAGCCCTGGAATGCATCACCATCCTTACAGACCACATTGCCTCAGTCAACTCTGTTCTCCTTGTTGGGGGAGAGGGGAAAGTTTGTGCCACAGGTTCCAGAGACTGGAATGTTAAACTGTGGGATCTACAAGCAGGCTCTAGTGGGACGCTGCTGCACACATTGGGAGGACAGGATGCGTTACACACCCATCGGGGCTGGGTCTGGTGCTTGGCATCTCGAGGGTCTCTGCTGGCCTCAGGGTGCTTCGACAGCACAGTGAGGCTGTGGGACCTGCAGGCAGGTGGTGCAGTGGGGGGACTGATCAGAGCTGATTCTGCTGTCCTCTGCCTGTCCTGTCAGACAGATGTGTTACTGGCTGGTACAGTGAAGATGATCACCATGTGGGACACCAGAGGTGAGGGGGTTTAACATTTTACAGCTTGACAGTTTAGTGGCTGAGTGCAAATAACGATAAAGATTATCATGTATGAGATGACCATCAAAACACTTCAATCGTTTATAGTGTTTGCTTTCTTTGGCATTAGCACCTGGCAAAGAAGTTTATTGAACATTTTTATCTGCAGCGGCCAGCCCCGTGGTGAAAAGTCTCTGTCTCCATGGTAATGCTGTGATGTGCCTGGCTGCAGATGACAAGTACATCATCTCTGGGAGTAAAGATCGCACTGTAGCTGTATATGATCGCAGGGCAGGCAAAGTCTTGAAGAAACTTCGGgtagctgcaaacacacagacacacttgtgATTTGCTGTTGTTTCTATGCTCACTGTAACAACTCCAACCGATCTGTCCTTTTCTAGCTGACTTCTTACCTGCGGTCCATGAGCTACAGTGACAGTGAGGTATGGGCAGGAGACAACAAAGGCATGCTCCACTCCTTTTCCATGCAAGCAGGGACCTTAAAAGACAGGGGGTCTAAGTTTGATGTGGGACATACTGCTATGGTCACTGGCATCCACAGATCTCTCGGGAGCCTCTACACCTGCTCATTTGATCGTACTGTCAAGGTAGGAACAGGCAAGTGCCCTGTTATGTCTCCTATTGAGCTAACTCTGCCACAGAACTAATGCTTTTTAATGATGTTTTGCAGGTGCACATTCCTTGTGGTCCTCCGAGGACATTATGCACACTGCATCATCAAGCTGGAGTCAGTGGGGTTAGTGCTTTGTTCCACATCTTTTAGATTCtaattgttaaaatgtttgtttttctccctttcacccaaaccactcttgtctctgtctccaacCATCAGCTGAGTGTGGACGCTGGAGTCTTTGCTGTTGCCACAGGagatgtgtgtgtagatgtctgGAGGCCCAGAAAATGACAGAGCAGTGCCTGCAAACTACAGAATGTGTCAAGAATGAATAGCAGAAGACAAATAACTACCTGCAGCCAAACAACACCATACCTGTCTATCAGCATTTTTAAATTTGGAATACCTGGATTATACAACAAGCACATTACATAAAACATACAGCTCTGCATCTGTTATTAAGCGAGATGTTGGTAGAAACTTAAAGGAGACATACTTTGCTTTTCAAGTTTTTTGATGCGTTTTTGAATGTTAGAGCATTTAAGCCTTTTCAAGTAATTACCCAAATTAAAAGTgtaaacctgaatatgagcataatATGTAGCGTTTAACGAATCAATATTAAAAGGTACGGGTGTAAATGAAGATAGATGTGGTACATATGGCCAAGCAACGCATTTCACTTGCTGCACtgctgaaaaaaaagttttaaaaagtgtaaaaataaagtttttggaAAAAGTGCTGCCGGTTGTTTAGTTTAGCTGCACTGTTAAACTGTATGTTGATATTGTAATATGGCAGAGGTATGTTTGTAAAACTTCAAGTCTCTTCACCTTTATTTGTTCCTTGTTTGATTCATAACACAAACAGGAATCATATTTATGACTAATGTCTGCATTCAAAGCTTTCAAAGATGTTTGTTCCTTGTTCCTTTGTTCATCCTCTTtgaattgtttgtttcattaaatAGCCTGAAGAATTGAACATTTATAATATTCACATGTTCACAAATTGACTGAACTGACATTGCATTAGTTAGAGAACACAATTaatgaattatacatttattgTTCTAGTTTTTGAGGGTATGTCTATgaatgctgtttgtgtgttttaattataaCAATGTCATTGTTTGGTTAAATGTAACTATACATCATTTGCACTATACTTGTCGGATGcacatgtaaaaacactgaaagactGTTTCCGCTGTCATTAGATGTCATTAAAATCTAGTGTCTGATTCATTGGTTGTATTTCTTCACTGTTTTGGTTTAACAGCTTTATTTGACTTGATCTGAGCCAGTTACTGAGGTAAATCCTCACTGTTGTACATTTACACCAGAGGTATTAATATGACAGATTAAGGAGGGTGAGATTTAGATTCATTCTCTACCAGAGATGATGAGGTCACGAACCATCTGATGTGGATATCTGACTGTCTGAACTGTTGTTACCAGCTCATCCACGCTGAATCACATCAGAATTTTATTTGGTTACagcagattattattttctttcagtttaagtgaatgtgttttatagaaataaaaaaatattttaactattatattaatatttttaactGCAAAATGAAACACATATTTTGTCCCAGCTCAGTTTgtttgctccagatttgaagtAACCACTCAAGGGTTTTTCCACTCAGGTTCATTCATATGTCAAAATGAtctaaattcaatcaaacattaaaatgctGCAACAATGGATTATTCCTTTACAAAATTATTATAGCCAAAATACCCAAGATTCACCGATTTCAGCTTCttgaattgtatttatttatttattgtttaatttagCTGAAAGTTTTGGGGTCAGACAAAATCTTCTGAGatatgcagcaaaaaaaaaaaaaaaacagcaaccaATGAGAAACTGGAGTAAACCTCAGTACAGAATGTGAgtacttttgccacctctggACTCAGGTCACATTAAAATAGTTCAATACTGTTTAAATTGtacttcaaatcaaataaatactaCAAACTGGAGTTAAAGCTAGAAAAGATTATTGATCATGAAGAATTGTCCTGGAGGAAATGTGAAGGAATAAAGTATTCTTCATTTAAATAAGTCAGGGATAGTGAATGTTTTGTTGCCCTGCTTTGTTGTTGACATTATCAGCTATGTTGGCTGATTCTTCACTTCCATCCATGTTGGTACTCCTTGTCATGGACATATGCACTGAGCCTCTGTTTTATCTTGATTCGTCCATTACACTGTGTTGAGTATGTTCTGCATGATATGCACCAATAGATACTCAGCAAGGAATCGTCTCTTCTGTGTTATTGTCCATTTAGGTCAAAGTCTGTGTTAATATTGGGAAGGCAGCGCTCGACGATgcaaaaaacaatcacaaagtGCCCCGGAGAGGAAAAGTGCaggatttatgtatttattcacacaAACTGAGATGAAAAATGTTTACAAAGGGACAAACAGACATAAAGTCTTTATTTAGTGCCTCTTTCAACTTTAACAAACCCACTGTACCTTTTCAATGTCCACATGTCATCATTCCAATGTAAAAACTGACACTGACAATTAGCAGGAAAACCTGTTTAGACCACTGTATGTTTgaattataatataaatgtttgtgctAGCAATTGTCATTAATTAGTCTATTGGTCTCTGCAGCAAAAGAATTTGCAGAGACCAAGCAAGCGAAGCAGAACTCATTTATTAGAGCAGGTGATGTATTAAATACTGGGAGTCAACAAAAAGACGAGAGCTTTTGAATCACTCCTTTCCGGCGGCACGTGAAGGCACCATCACAACAGCTGAGATGTTGACCAGATCACGTGATGACGTCACACCAAGCTAACGACGTGATGACAGAGCATTGTCCTGCTATTGTGCAAAGTCTCAATGAGTGAAATGATATAAAGACATTAATACTTCATTTATTCTGTGAAAttgttttgattattgattcattgataGGAGGCGGCATTAGAGAATGAAACAGATGCTGTTAAGTCACATtgtaacaataattaaaaatgccTTTAGATGAACTTTCATCGTACATGAAAATGATCTCAAGACAACAAACTGCAGACATTATAACAGTCTGCAGGATTAGTTTACCCTTCTAAGCATATATTAGTAAGTCATCATTGATTATAtagtaaggtcaagaccttagaaactatagagaaacccaacggTTCCCACTGTGACTGTAGCTGTGTAACTTTACTGTCACTGAACATGAAATCACCTACTGAGTATTTGCCTCAGGGTCATTCATGTTTCCAGGTTGTTGAGGAAGTCTTCTCCAAACTGAACCATCTGTCTCAGTGCGCACATGATCGCAGCGCTCATTCCTTCATTTAACTCGAGCTCCTTATCGTAGTTCTTCACAAGGAAGATGCAGTTCAGTGGGAGGTCCAGCAGCATGTGGAATTTATCAACCTAAGTAACAACATTTATGTTGATCAGTAATCGTACAGCGATGAACAAACATGACATATATGCTGAAAAATGACATTGTACAATAACTCCAAACTGTACCTGTTCCTTCAGGTATGTGCTCTTATAGATATTCCTTGAGTCCCCTGCAGCCTCGGGACAGGCTTCATCAACTTTGGTGAGAATAGCCAGTTGGGGAATATCTGTCAATAGAGAAACCTGATCAGtatttcacacatttgtttccTGGTATTTTAATTCATAGAATCCAATGTGACACTATTAGtccacacagagaaataattgTTGTGCACTCACCCAGTTCACTGGCTGCCAGTCTGACCTTTCTCATCTTCTTCACAATCTTGTCACTTAACAAAGACACTGAGCCCACAGGAACAACACACACCAGAACATGAACTTTGTCTTCCACAGTGGGATGTGAGTTGTAGCCAATGTCCCCCTCCATCAGTCCTCGTTCAGGGTTGAACTGGAAATCAATCAAATACAATCCAATAATGTTTCATGTAATGTGAagtctctcacacatacacacatcatatTGTTAATGTGACACACATTCCTGCCATTATTTCACAATATTTAACTTATGTACACAATTTGCCAATAAAGGAGAGAAGTTtgatatttgaaaaagaaatgtaagaaagttctctttgttttcagagacaggaaatgtgcaCATCACGTTTGTCAAAGTTCAATAATAACTTTGATCACtgatacaaatataaaagaataatgTTTTTGTTAGTTAACAGTAGACTTGAAATAATATCAAAGTTCAGAGTGTTGTACCTTGTAACCTTCTTCCACGTGTCCTCTCAGGGCCAGTTTGACATCTTCCACAGGGACTCCACAGTCAAATCCTTCCTCAAAGCCCATGATGTCATTGAAAACAAAAGAGTAAGTGCTCTCTACTCCTCTGGAGAATTTGAAGGTCCTGTACTTTAAGGCAGAAGGTGAAATTATTTACATCAGTCAATGGAAATATCAGCAGGTGTCAGTGGGCCGATCAGGAATGTGTGGGGACAGCAGGAGAAACTGCCTGAGGACCCCAAAGAGAGGAAACTTGAACTTTTGAGCAAATTTCACTCAGGTGATTTGTATCCAGTTCTTATAAAACATCCACAGAGGCATCAGATTA is from Paralichthys olivaceus isolate ysfri-2021 chromosome 5, ASM2471397v2, whole genome shotgun sequence and encodes:
- the fbxw9 gene encoding F-box/WD repeat-containing protein 9; translated protein: MSDVRVNMCEPDSYGAQGEPCPDPVRPPRNEAPGPDLQGPQPAGHPSPADASPSASAETSGLLSLPWEMLSHIASYLPAQCVFSVLPKVCQALGNLEKDSSAWQLRARRLIRSQAGFPVGPREDFDWLTACLEMEQLIICWKNQEELLARQAQKEEEDSNQVRQRQQAGQDRQPGAGGQDGGGEAQVEGAGVAAEVIIEDDDGEIVAIIEEERDHRMMFDANQEDGALNHQEYLADPRNLGNGRQAEMEQSHPCRSPSPPPALECITILTDHIASVNSVLLVGGEGKVCATGSRDWNVKLWDLQAGSSGTLLHTLGGQDALHTHRGWVWCLASRGSLLASGCFDSTVRLWDLQAGGAVGGLIRADSAVLCLSCQTDVLLAGTVKMITMWDTRAASPVVKSLCLHGNAVMCLAADDKYIISGSKDRTVAVYDRRAGKVLKKLRLTSYLRSMSYSDSEVWAGDNKGMLHSFSMQAGTLKDRGSKFDVGHTAMVTGIHRSLGSLYTCSFDRTVKVHIPCGPPRTLCTLHHQAGVSGLSVDAGVFAVATGDVCVDVWRPRK
- the LOC109639383 gene encoding deoxyhypusine synthase-like isoform X2, whose protein sequence is MACNRKIPNYIYRETLTLPDTPKVQGYDFNQGVDHHALLQSFLSTGFQATNLGLAILQINNMIKKRQQPVKAVNGSVEEDPSTCPCPLSCTIFLSYTSNLISSGVRESIRYLAEHSMVDVLVTTAGGIEEDLIKCLGHIYIGDFTLPGKDLYKNGLDRIGNLLMPDRNYMLLEKWMLPIMKQMLLEQNSQGVSWTPSKMIHRLGKEINNPESVCYWAYKNNIPVFSPALTDGAIGDLFYMFSAVNPGLILDIAEDISIINDIAVNANSTGMIILGGGLAKHHTCNANAWRKGAEFAVYVNTAQEYDGCDSGARPDEAVSWGKITLDAKPVKVCGDATVIFPLLVAETFALQRQTPVKDKLEV
- the LOC138407645 gene encoding interferon-induced protein 44-like translates to MLQSYFVQSHISKAMGAVWSLVFGPTLFKHPWREVSVTYQDNLEFVKSYKPQNNQVKHLRILLHGPVGAGKSSFINSVDSVLKDRIAGRALTDAFSGSSFTRKYRTFKFSRGVESTYSFVFNDIMGFEEGFDCGVPVEDVKLALRGHVEEGYKFNPERGLMEGDIGYNSHPTVEDKVHVLVCVVPVGSVSLLSDKIVKKMRKVRLAASELDIPQLAILTKVDEACPEAAGDSRNIYKSTYLKEQVDKFHMLLDLPLNCIFLVKNYDKELELNEGMSAAIMCALRQMVQFGEDFLNNLET
- the LOC109639383 gene encoding deoxyhypusine synthase-like isoform X1, yielding MTSGGQANKRSSVCKLHRETLTLPDTPKVQGYDFNQGVDHHALLQSFLSTGFQATNLGLAILQINNMIKKRQQPVKAVNGSVEEDPSTCPCPLSCTIFLSYTSNLISSGVRESIRYLAEHSMVDVLVTTAGGIEEDLIKCLGHIYIGDFTLPGKDLYKNGLDRIGNLLMPDRNYMLLEKWMLPIMKQMLLEQNSQGVSWTPSKMIHRLGKEINNPESVCYWAYKNNIPVFSPALTDGAIGDLFYMFSAVNPGLILDIAEDISIINDIAVNANSTGMIILGGGLAKHHTCNANAWRKGAEFAVYVNTAQEYDGCDSGARPDEAVSWGKITLDAKPVKVCGDATVIFPLLVAETFALQRQTPVKDKLEV